Part of the Rana temporaria chromosome 11, aRanTem1.1, whole genome shotgun sequence genome, GATTTCCACCGATACCCTGACATGAGCAGCCAGATTTTTTAAGCCTGAAATAGATGAGTAAAGACGCCTAGAAAAAACCCTGCCCATGGGTAGTATCCGAGTAGCAAATGCCAATTGACCCAGCAATGATTGCATTTCCAGCAGAGTCACTTTACTCTTCCTCATGAACAGCTGGAGAAGTTGAGACAGACCAAAAATCTTGTCCTCAGGTAATCTAAATTCCATGGCTAAAGTATCTAGCGTTATTCCCAGGAAATTTATACAAGTGGTAGGAAGAATTGTCTTGTCCTTAGCAAGAGGAACCCCAAAATACTCACAGACCAACTGGAAAGTTTCCAATAACTTCAAACAATCGCCAGAATCCGCTGGacccttaaataaaaaatcatccaaATAGTGGATTAGGCAATCCGAAACGGCCACCGTACTCACCACCCATTTCAAAAAAGTTGAAAAGGcttcaaaataaaagcaagaTACCGAACAGCCCATTGGTAAGGCTGTGTCAAAATAAAATTGATTCTCAAACTGAATCCCTAAGGAATTGAAACAACCTGGATTCAGAGGGAGAAGCCGGAAAGCGGATTAAATATCCGCTTTCGCTAAGAGCGCATGATTCCCTAGACGACAAATCTTCTCCACCGCAGAGTCAAAAGAGGTATAAGATACTGATGACACGGTGGAATCAATCTGGTCATTCAGGGAAGCACTCACAGGGAATGACAGGTGGTGTATTAACCTAAACTCATTCGGTTCTTTCTTAGGAACTAGACCAAGCAGAGAGATCCTAAAATCTTTAAAGGGGGGGTGCTCAAAAGGACCCTCCATTCTTCCAGCTTTCACTTCCTTTAATAATTTAGCTCTTACCTGGTGAGGTGCAGCTTTGACTGACTGTAAATTTTCTACTAAACAACATCCCGACCCAGTAAAAGCTGGTAACTGAAAACCTGACGAAAAACCTTCAGTTAATAGGCAAGCCATCCGCTTGTTTGGGTAGACTTGCAGCCATGgaagcattcttggaagcatcacCGGTGAAGTTGCCTTTTGAAAAACCATCTTTTGGGTGTGCTTGAAGTCTACGAAAGCACTTGGATACCGGGTGAGCACCAGCACAAAAAGCGCATTCATGCTTATACTTGCAAGAATTCATCCActtacattgagaatcattatATGCAAAGCATAAACCTTTTCTGTAACCTGAAGTGGATGCAACTTTGGGCGGGAAATTGGCTGCCTTTGGGGTAAGAATAAATTTAACCACAAGCTCGCATCCTTTGCTCCCCATCAGAGGGATGGCTGTACAGCCAGCTTCTGCCTAAAGGCCTCATCATATGTCAGCCACGCAAATCCAGTAAAGCTCCTATAAGCTTCCAAGATTATGTCCACATGTTGGAATAGTAAACAACTGTTCTCCGGGAACTTCTCACACAGGATACTGGCATAAACCATAAAGGCTTGCAACCAACTGTAAAAAGACTTAATCATAGGTTTGCAGCGTTCATCCTccactttttcctcttttttttcataCTTATAAACATCCCTGGTAGGAAGAAGAAGAGTCAATAAATTCCCCCCTCCAAATCTTTTCTTTTAATGTACTGGCTACATGAAAGCCAAGGGGGGAAAGCAGACAAGGCATACATTTTGTCTGGCGTATTTACAGTATCAGGAGCACTCTGCACAGCAATTGAGGGAGAAGGAGGCATAAGTTTGCTGTCAGCAGAAATTGCTGACCAAGCACCTGCAATGCTGGGGGGGTAACACACCCGACCTCTCTTGCTGAGAGTCGGCTTGTACACGGATTAAAGCTATAAGTTGCTCTAAAGAAGTAGACAAGGCTGATAGCTGAGCTCCTGTAATGGACTCGCCTGCCAACCCCTGGGCACGGCTTGCTCTGGGGGCTGCTGAAGGAGATGTACACCTTACAGGGATGGCGCTGGCTGCAGGCTGAACCGCTGGCTGCGGGGACACAACTggctccttccttcctcttccctTGCCCCGTGGCGGACCCCGCTGCATGCCTGACCCACCTGGCTGGGGAGAAGAAAACCCTCTCGCTACTCCTGCTGTTGAAGCTCCACGGGCAGACTGTCCCCTTCCTCCTACGGCAGGCATAGCGTCACCGCGCTGAGTCCTGTAAGAAATAAAAGGCTCACCGTGCCCCGCACTGCCCAGCATGGGCGGAGCAGGGCTGTCAATTAATTTCTGCACGCGCTTCCTCTTGCTCGTCCTCCGCCCCTCCGCAGCTTCCGACGAGACTTCCTCAGTCCTCGCGACTTCAGGCACCCAGCGCTCCGTGGACTCCTCTGACTCCAACATGGCCGACTGCTGCTGTGGGCTACAGACACCGCTGTCACCTGGGTCAcctcctgaccctgtcctggtgccatactcacacaggttcTAAttaatggccctctgctgcatgtgcagccgctgcagcattgccaacgttgcgttccacctggtgggcatgttacAATTGAGGCGGTTGGTGGGCAGGTGGCATTCcctttgaatgtcagccagccgagcactggcattgtatgaccggCAGAAATtaccacagacttttctggcctgcctcaggagatcctgtaagcctgggtacctgctcaagaaccgctgcaccaccaaattcggGACATGAGCCAAAcatggaacatgggtcaagtttccctgtcggagggcggagagaaggttggtgccattgtcgcttacaaccattcctggctgaagctcgTGTGCCGTCAACCACGTCTGAGCCTGACTTGAATGCCTAtggagcactgctggttcagaggacaaatctgcagaggaagaggccgtAGAGGAAGAAGAGTCCCCTACCACTAGTACATGCCTAACCTTGCCTGTATCCTTGCCCCCCCTCCTTACCAGAGGAAACATTCCCCTGGCAGCTAGAGAAGGGAGGCttatccagcaatgccacccctgGGCTGATATCCCCAACATCATGCAACTTGGCATATTTGCTGGGATGTACAAACTTttactaaggtttttctctccaccccctccttctGTCACCCAGCTACCTACCTCTAGCTCCTGTACATCCATATCCCCACCCCCCTCTATACTGGCCCCCGCCAGCACCTGCTGGGTAATGTCAGAGCACCTTTCCAGGTTTTTGATGTGTCGCAGTGTTGCCACCTGATTCTCTAGATCCAGGATCTGAGCTTCCAGAGAAAAAACTAGCTCACATCTCGCACAGCAAGGTTTGACCTCAAGTGTTTTTTTATGGAACGTATATATGGCGCAAGATGTGCACTGGGTCAACTCCTTTTCCACATTTTACCTTCTACTCTAATAGGTATAATCCCAAAAATTCACTCCCGGTACTCTACGCTACTTCAAGTTACCCCAGTACTCCAAACCATGCCAAGTTACTCCCAAGTTCCTTTACAGTCACGCACATTACTCCAAGTCGTTCCAAATTACCCAGCTACTCCCAATACTCCAAGTTACTTCAATTTACTGCAAGTACTCAAAGTCACTCTTTTTCTATCATGAATGAACAGGTGGCGCTGATTGTTCATTCAGAATAGTGACAGATGACCGAGTGCTGTGGCTGTGTGTGTTTATCTGCCGGCTGCTTTTATACATACACAGCCTGACTAATGGATGACACAATGTTGCAGTGCTGTGTGATCTTTCACTTCTATTAATGAAAAATGAGCATGAGCAGAATGATGGCAAGTATGACACTGCTGGGCAGAGCTAATCGTTCATTCATAAAACAGAAAGGTGCTCTGTGATCcatccagggctgctgttagaaatcacagggccctgtacagcctacctggcagggcccctccCCCGAATATATCAAgaccatattttcacaaaaaatacactaaaatcattattagtggacacaaacataacagagaacctgtgtgaattagcccttttttaatTGTCATCACAGTGacaggggggcacatgggggaggggatcagACGTAGGCAGAAAAGGGAGGGGGATCGGTGTCGGGCAAGCAATTACAGGAACGATGCcccgtgtctgtgtctctccctgcagcagctgaaaatcgTCAGGATTGGGAGAAACTGGCTTCCAGCTGCTGGAGAGACGcacagggcatccttctgtaattgcccctctgccccaatggggggacacatgcttttgaggtgttaattgagcctgctcctagacattcctttgtgtgatgctaatactgttttgtgtccattgtgctaattaggtcttctcctaagacctgttcattgtgtatgctaatgacaatgttaagatgtggaatgtgacttgtcaagctgtagtaattaacccctctaaatgcggagccagaccgtctgggtaataagtagtaattaactcatcggaatgttattatctaaaagaatgtgtatgaagccccccattgtgtgatgtgtgggtggagtgtgtctttgtccctgtgattaactgtaacatgcttgtactgtatataacaaagctaagttaccattaaaggattcattcattcattttggagccagtaccagagcttgttttgtctcgtttattctgggaaatgaaatgggtcgtgtctgatgtctgtcggactgtcggataacctgtcgtggggcgatggattggaatatcgtaaacggtggtgaccgttacagaaagtaaattgtgaatgtcttgaaagaacaggagagggggatggagacagatgggggggacagaagggatggagataattcagttcagtgattacagtgtactgcagtctgcagtgcacacacatacccacggtccaggctagaatctcaggcatcattcacacacatgctgctgattttcatatttcctgaacacacatcccctctcttcagatacagcacaccgagatagtgtgggcgggactgaaaggagaaggaggaggagctttattcctccctgctcgtatgtgaggagagtggggggggtggctagactcgctgggctgtaaaagagtgtcatagactgacacttggctcagcttgcagtcaccactctcggaatttacaggctggttctcctgtcctaaggacgggagaaatcagtctgttttttttagtaactgagatgaaggcttgggcccccctcccccacagtgctcatggagtcctttctgcaactcgctcttctccgtgccaatgaggatgcaggggaaggagcagatcgggcggctgtggttgtgtgaacgcttgcattatgcagtgtcagcgagcagagggaggggggaggaatgccccgcagagctgactggggacgctctccctctcaggagagactgttactccagcggcggcccaaaaaaaaaaaaaaaaaagcaaaaaaaaaaaaaaaatttttttttttttgggggggcacatggtggggcacagcataatgttgggggggtcagggccccctctggcccccccctagagacGCCTCTGACGCTAATCGAGTGAGGGGGGAAATAAAACGatcaccggcttctgtcagagggacatcggtcctcaCACAGAGAGCTGCcactgccttatctgtgccccacagtgccacctactagtgccacccaccagtgctgccaatcaatgcccatcagtgctgtccaatcagtgtcacctatcagtgcccatcagtgccgcctcatcagcacacatcaaagAAGGAAAAATCACCTGTTTTCAACATTTTAgaacaaactatgaaacagttttttttttttttgtcttttttctttctttgtttttagcaaaagataaaaacccagcagtgattaaatgccaccaaaagaaagctctgtgaaaaaaaaatgtatttgggtctaatgttgcatgaccgcgcaaatgtcattcaaagtgtgacagcgctgaaaactgataattggcctgggcaggatgggggtttaagtgcccagtaggcaagtgattAATTAACAGCAGGATTGTCCATTTGATGTGTATGCTTCTTCAGTTGGCCCAATTGTCATCCTTAAGAATCAGGCACAGCAGGCTGACAACACTGCTGATAATTGtgaagcagcagcttggcattgtcgATCTACCACAAGAAGTGATGTGCTGGTAGAATCTCCAGGTAAGAAATTTTGCTACTCACAGAATAATTATTTTCTTACAAAAACTAAAAACGGTAAGGCAAACATGGTTAAAATAAATTTGGGGATGGATAGATTGTTACGATTTTAAACCCACCAAAAGCTCTACTGGTGTTTGCCTGAGCTTGGGACTGTAGATATTTGTAGATAGTTTGACATTCTGTGCAGATGTCCATTAACAAGCCCAGGtggttttgttagtttttttgttttgttttttatgtttttgcacaAAACCCTATATGTGATATGTGATAAATAACAGATCActgcctttttttctctttctatatATGTATAATGACTATATTCTGATGGATCTGCATaccttttttttgtactatacaaTCACTTACTATTTTTGTCAATAAAAaggttttgataaaaaaaataataataataatttggggcTTACatacaattaaagtggatgtaaacccattttttttttttgatgtcacaatgtagagtataagatttcctatcatctgtgcccagtcttgccacaccgagttaatccagctctgagcaatcctcttttattgttcagtgaaaattaacagacttccagataaaaccctgtctaaatacaaagtcctttcctctctccttgctttgagtgacagattatttacatatctagcttggacatgtttatcatatgttatgttatgtttatcataatatgaggtgattcaaagtataaaaagtgagaaatccacccctcccccacataacacatcctggtaatatacaatgacctgtagatcacctcatattatgattaacataacatatgataaacctgtccaagctagatatgtaaataacctgtcactcaaagcaaggagagaggaaaggactttgtatttagacaggtttttatctggaagtctgttaattttcactgaacaataaaagaggattgctcagagctggattaactctgtgtggcaagactgggcacagatgataggaaatcttatactctacattgtgacataaaaaataaaaaaaaacattttgtgtttacatccactttaaggcccctttcacatgtacggatactgtgaggatccgtacatgtgtatccgcttgctcagcggggatcgctccgttcaTCCCCGCTGAGTCGGcagctgacagggtggtccctgcacactgtgcagggaccgccctgtcttttcttcactctaccctatggggggatcggatgaacacaagaccgtctgtccatgttcacctgatgcgctctgcagacggatggaaaaataggattttcctccgtctgcagaatcggagcaaaGAGGACCCGGATGAGATCAGGTGTCGGCAGATTTTCATCAACTGACAgggctatctcatagggattaatgtatgtccttATTTCATCCCTAAATGTaaggatgaaaaagcggacatatgttCCGCAcaagtgaaaggggccttaggggcaGTCTGCAGAGTGATTTTCTGTTTGTTTGATTTCAGTTCAAGGAAAACTCTACTTTtgtaagaaaacaaataaaaaaaataatatagcatatacaattgtgacacaagtcatattgtaactgaatgttattaaaatgacctttccttttcaatctgcagctctgtaattttctataaaatgcAATATGACAACCTTGAGGTGTTCTGTACAATGatggtgtacagaatgcccccaagaaatgtaatttcctgcttgtgtgattggcttactaacTTTCCAAGAAGTCTGCACCAAGGTACAAATCAGATTTTGAGCATCccctgcagggccgatcctagggtcacaggcgcctggttgcagaaatatttctgatgcccccacatgggcgtcgtcattttactaactcctcccctttacaaatgtttctctgGCAATgtctcaaccacagagatgctcccccacaaagttttCATTAACCTGGAATCCTTACATAATctcctaaaaataaacaaaatacaggaagagaagcagagtactttattgggacctggaaaAGGGCCTCTGTTATGGACACAggaagggcttctgttagagggtcTTTTAGATGATTGGCGCCCCCACctatgcaggcgcctgggtgcaatgcaccctgtgcaccctacgTGGGATCGGCCCTGATCCCCTGAAACAAAAATCCCACTCcaagggaaatcacatctaaGCCCCGCTTCACACTATTGAGGTGCAGAAAACCGCATGTGATGTGGACAGGAATCGCTCCACAAATTGCACGAAAGATGCAGGCGCCATTTTTccccgcactggaatcggattacATAGGTGTTTACACCCATGTGATTTGATTCAGCCAATAGTACTGTTTCCCGAACCATTTTTGGGGTGTAGTTACCTTAACATAGACACCCGCAGCTGTTCTCATGAACGGAAAGCAATTGTAATGCAGTACGGGAATCCCacaccgcatcagtgtgaaccagggccagggccggcctttggggtgtgcgagctgtgcagccgcacagggcgccatgggcgccatgggcgccgtgcggccatcacagctcgcagaatgtgagtcgcagcagGGCCCGGccagcgctaccactaggcggattaggaaggcagccacctagggcgcactgccaccTAGGGGCGGCGCTGACTCTTGCCTCACCTTTTTCTCATTGTTGCTCCCCAGGCTCCCGGCAGAGGATAGAGGGGCCCCGGAcagcctctttgtgtatgtttaggtgaccagggggcaaaggggtgaagatgggggggggcgtGACACaagattagcttgcacagggtacctgaacacctaaggccggccctgatcagGGCTAAAGGGATACAGACCCAGAGATGGAAGCCATCACAAATCtttgtaatttgtaactgtagtTGAACATACCTGAAAAATCTGGTCAGTGAAGTCCCAGAATGCAAATCAACTTGTCAACAAAGGTTCAAAAaccgaaatattttttttagctgaaaattTGATATACTCGGACttcttccttttatttttttttatgttttgatacTTGAAATGATTTAATTTGAACACTGATTTTGTCTCtttgttcttgattttttttttaggtatgcaATGAAGTCGGCACAACAACCAGCACTGCGGTGTCATTATTTTGCTATATTCCTCATCCAAACTTTAGTTGCCCTTGTGTTATTCGGTTATAATCATATTAGTAATAACCGCATCATAAACAAGGCTTCCATCGCGACGAACTGCACGAATTCCCCACCTCTTTCCAAGAATGTTGTTGTCTTGTTATGGACATGGCCTTTTGGGACTCAATTTTCATTAGATAAGTGTCCAAAACCCTTTGATAGTCCCCGGTGCATCCTCACAGCCAACCGTAGTTTGTACAACACAGCAAATGCAGTTGTTCTTCATCACAGGGATGTATGTGGATCCAAAGACCAAATGCCCCAGGTGCCAAGGCCTGAAGGACAATATTGGGTGTGGTTTAATTTGGAATCTCCAAGTCACAGTCCAAATCTGCACTTCATGGACAAACTCATCAACCTCACTATGTCCTTCCGCATTGACTCTGATATCTTTACTCCTTATGGATGGTTAGAGCAGAATGAAGTTGCTATTAACTATACAATCCCAGAAAAGTCTAAGCTGGTGGCTTGGATCGTCAGTAACTGGAACCCCCATACCAGACGAGTCCAGCTTTATGAGGACTTGAAGAATTATATACCAATAGACATTTACGGTCGACAACATATATCTTTAGCCACTGAGCAAACCGTTTCAGTTGTCTCTAAGTACAAGTTTTACTTCTCCTTCGAGAACTCAATACACACAGACTATATAACAGAAAAACTCTGGCATAATGCATTTGCGTCAGGATGTGTCCCCGTGGTTCTCGGTCCACCCCGAGAAAACTATGAGAGACTTATTCCAtctgattcattcattcatgtggaCGACTTCCCCAGTGCAAAAGAGCTGGCTTCCTATCTCCTCGAACTGGACAAAAATGATCAGAAATACCAGGAATACTTCAAATGGAGATCAAAACTGAGTCCAGTGACAGAATTTTCTTGGATTGTGCATTACTGCAAAGCATGTGTGGGACTACATAATGCCCCTTCGTATAGAACCGCGTCAAGTCTTGGCAAATGGTTCACATGACAAGCAAACTTGTTCTCGCTGGGAAAAAATTTTCCTAACTCAATGAAAGAACCAAACTGACTCAACTGATTCAATAGGAAAACTGACTCAACTGATTCAATAGGAAAACTGACTCAACTGATTCAATAGGAAAACTGACTCAACTGATTCAATAGGAAAGCATAACGTGTAAAGCGGAAAGTACAGTGGCCCATAGCTGATGTAAATATATTGATCCTTTCGTTACCAAGTGTCATTTAAAGCTTAGATGCCCAGACCAATATTATCCACATCGGGTAAATCGGTGGTAAAAGTTAAAGTCAAGTTGACAGTTTGCAAGCGGGGTCTGAGAGTAAAGAATGTGCACAAAAACGCACACTTGTGCACTCTCCTGCATCTTTTATTAACATTCTTAGGGCACTGTGTGTAAGGATCTAAATTCACCTCTCTGaatatgttacacccatatttaggctgTAACATATACTGTAACTAGTtcagcatctgtctcctctcctcctgatcccccccgtgACAGTGGGCTGCAGATTTTCTCCCTGCTCCCGCTGTCACTATTCAAAAAGAGTGTGGCCGTGCGATGCTCTGCCCACATGGccgcgtcattcattcacagagttctgtgaataaaTTGCAAGTATCGACGGCCTTTGCGGCTGATGGTTTATAGTGCTCAATtaactgcctgggcactgatgagcgctCCTAGGTAATTAATTGATGTTCCTGTCAGTCAGTAACTGCCCATATCGGAGGTACAGGCAGACAActacacagacagtctgcaggagcctggcattacacctgcaaataaatgtgcttttatttttttaaaggtgaacttcttTTAAggcagtattaaaggggttgtaaaggttaattttttatttttttaaataggttccttaaagtggaggttcacccggaaatagcattttttacccttagattcctgctcattttgtctaggggaatcggctagttgttttaaaatcaaagctgtacttaccgttgtagagagcgatcttctccactgcttccgggtatgggctgcgggactgggcgttcctattttgattgacaggcttccgacggtcgcatccattgcgtcacgattttccgaaagtagccgaacgtcagtgcgcaggcgccgtataaagccgcaccgactgattgtcaatcaagaaggaacgcccagtcccgaataccatacccggaagcggcggagaagatcgctctctacaacggtaagtactgctcggattttaaaacaactagccgattcccctagacaaaatgagcatcaatctacgggtaaaaaattttttgtgggtgaactcccgctttaaagctagtgcattgttggtttacttaccttttccttcgatttcgatttcttttttttctttgtctgaatttctcacttcctgttcctcctcagtaaggtgtatagtaagctgttctaaatgacttgtcaccgctcggatgatggtggaaagcttactgaggacaaacaggaagtaagaaattcaaacaaagaaaaaaaaacatttagaagggaaaaggttagtgaaccaacaatgcactagcttaaaggaacctatttaaaaaataaaagacgaacctttacaacccctttaagcccaaaaaaatgtaatgtatggctgcttaccagtccttatgcctcaggccccgtacacacgaccggttttctcggcagaattcagcaagaaactcgatgggagacgtattctgccgagaaaaccggtcgtgtgtacacttttcgccgagaaacctgtcgggaaactcgtcgagccaaaaagagagcatgttctctatttcctcgttgggcaatgggaacatttggctcgacgagttttctgacagccgaacaaggaactcgacgagcaaaacgatgtgttttgcccatcgagtttctcggtcgtgtgtacggggcctgtcggaaaaaaaattgatcgtgtgtaccaggcataagaTTTATTGGCAGCAGTAGTGTTTCTCTTCCAGCTTTTCTCCTTTAATTCTGCCAGTAATTCTGTTAGTCctcaacttcctttaacagaccacACTGTCCAGGAAAACGGATAATTTGACTGTTAAACCAAATCGTTTAAAACTGACAGTAGTGCTTACAACGGTCAGCTTTTGTtcatttttataaacatttttataaacattttatcCCAATAGTAATACATAACAAACTGTaggtccatctaaatctgctagtgcatctaaggcctcgtacacacggacatgtgttgtacacaccatcagacagaaatctgcgcagacacgatacgcgg contains:
- the LOC120917242 gene encoding 3-galactosyl-N-acetylglucosaminide 4-alpha-L-fucosyltransferase FUT3-like: MKSAQQPALRCHYFAIFLIQTLVALVLFGYNHISNNRIINKASIATNCTNSPPLSKNVVVLLWTWPFGTQFSLDKCPKPFDSPRCILTANRSLYNTANAVVLHHRDVCGSKDQMPQVPRPEGQYWVWFNLESPSHSPNLHFMDKLINLTMSFRIDSDIFTPYGWLEQNEVAINYTIPEKSKLVAWIVSNWNPHTRRVQLYEDLKNYIPIDIYGRQHISLATEQTVSVVSKYKFYFSFENSIHTDYITEKLWHNAFASGCVPVVLGPPRENYERLIPSDSFIHVDDFPSAKELASYLLELDKNDQKYQEYFKWRSKLSPVTEFSWIVHYCKACVGLHNAPSYRTASSLGKWFT